The region GATAAAGGCTATTACCACAGCAGCTGCTTCAAAATAGACATCCGGATGTACTCCCTGGCTTAACAGAATTTGCGGAAACAATGTATTGAATGTACTGAAAGCAAATGCAATACCAGTACTCAAAGCAACCAGAGTATCCATATTGGTTTGACCATGTTTCAGCAATCGGAATGCATTCACAAAAAACTGTTTACCAAAAATCAATATGACCGGTGCAGACAATATCAGCATGATCTGATTGGCATATGGCGCCATGTGATAAAACATACCTATCACTACTACAGGAAGAGCAAAAGTCAATGACAAGAAAGCATTTGTCTTAAGTTTTTTATAATGAGCAGACTGCTCAGCTTCTGGTGATTTATTCTCTTCTGCTTCCAGAATCAAATCATAACCTATGGACTGAACAGCCTCTTTTAACTTCGCTGTAGGATATGAATTATCATAAGTAACCTGGGCAGTAGAACCGGCATAATTCACATTAACATCCTTAACCTCAGGGATTGATTTCAAAATCGACTCCACGCTTACAGCGCAGGAAGCACAGCTCAACCCTTCTACTGGAAAAATTTTCTTTATAGTACTCATAGTTATTATCAGCTAATTTCAGAAGGACACACTTCCTCCTAACCCTAGCAAAGTAACAATTAAATGAAGGGATTTTGCTTACAGAATTATGGGAAAGAGTTGTAGATAAAAGCGGAAAGCTTAAAGCAGAAGGTTTAAAGAGAAAGCCGTTGCATTAAAACCAGAGTATATTTTTCTTTATAGTAAGTTTAAGGAATTAAGTATAAAACAAAAGGAGCTTTTTTAGAAGTATCTAAATAATAGAGCTAAGCTTATTGTCACCTTCTGCTTTCCGCTTTAAGCTTTTTGCTTTAAGCTTTTCTCTCTTTCAACTTATATCGTCCAGAGGCTTGCGCTGGTGCGCTTTAAGCTTTTTAAATTCAGAAGGAGAAAAACCAGTTATCTGTTTGAACTGATTACTGAGGTGTGCTACACTGCTATATCCTAACTTATATGCCAATTCACTCAAGGTAAGCTCGTTATATATTAAATATTCTTTTACCTTTTCTATTTTTTGCAGGATTATATATTTCTCAATTGTAAGGTTTTCTATTGAAGAAAATAAATTAGATAAGGTATGATAATCCTTTCCCACTTCCTTTGCCAGAAATTCAGAATAGTTAACATCAAGCTCTCCTTCATGATGATGTATCTGTTCGATCAGAAGTGTTTTAATTTTCTCAACTAGTTTAACCTTCTTATCTTCCAGTAATTCGAATCCATTTTCTTCCAGGACTTCCTTTATTTTAGGCATATCAGGTTCTTTAGGAGAATCGAGTATTACTTCTCCCAAACGTATATCTTTAACATTTATGGAAAGCTTTTCCAACTCATCCTTAACCACTTTGATACAGCGATTACAAACCATATTTTTGATGTATAAATGAAATTCCATAAGTCTTCAAATTATTTAACAAAATAAAAGATCGCTTCATTACTTCACAAATCTTTTAAAAGAAAGCTTATAATTTCATGAATTAAACAAATAATTTTCCTTAATTCACAGACAATTAAAACAGATGAATAAGTTTTACAACAAAGTTGGAGTTTAGGCGTTTCCACTTTTTATACCCTATGAAAACAAAATTCTTCCTTTTTACATTTTTGATCTTTTCAGGCTTCACATCTATTGCCCAATTCAAGTCAGCCAGGATAGGAATAGATGGTCTTACTTGCTCCATGTGTTCCAACAGCGTTGAAAAGCTTTTACTCCAACTGGATTTTGTAGAGTCTGTAAAAATGGATCTGAACACAAATGAAGCTACTATTAATTTCCGTAAGAAATATAAAACTGACTTTAAAAAAGTTAGTCAAAAAATCTATGATTCAGGATTTTCTGTCAGAGAAATTTCAACTTCCCTTAATTTTGATACTATAAGCCTTGAAGGAAATTCCTTTCAGGTTAACGGAGATAAATTTTACATTTTGAGCGAAGAGAAAACCAACCTTTCAGGTGAAAGATCTTTCCGGTTTCTTGATAAGAATCTGATCAGCAAAAAAGAATTCAGTCATTGGTCTTATTTCATTAAGGAAAATGACAAGGTTCATAATGAAAAACAGAAAGCATACCACATCAGTCTATGAAAAAAATACTGATTATATTTTTTCTTGTTCTATCATTCTTCAAAGGCATTTGCCAGGAGCTCTTCCCTTATGCTGAATCTGCAAGTAATATCCCTAAAAATGTTCTTGGTATGCGTTTTTTGTTTGAAGGATATAAAGAAATTCCTTCGCAAAGACAACGAAACTGGGGAGCATTGAGGGCAATGTATGGCATTACAGGAAAAACAACTGTGATGCTAACGGCTGCAGGATCGAATCACCATCTGGCGAAATTCCCTGCAAACCTTCAAAATTATTTTGCAAATCACCATCAGCGAGTCTATAAACCAAATCCTTATCTATTGGAAGGTATAAATATTTATCTGAAACAAAGAGTGATCAGCATTGACGGCTTCCAGAAACATCTCAGAGTAGCTTTGTTCGGACAAGCATGCAAGTCCTTTGTACCACATGATGAATCAGAACCTTTTCTAATGGGAGATAATTCTGGCTATGGCGGAGGAACAATTATCACAGGATTGTACAAGAGATTTGCGATATCCTTCACTTATGCATACGCTCATCCCTTGCTATATAAAGATAAAGCACAACAGATAACATTTCAGGCTGGAGACGCAAACAACTATGATATTTCATTAGGATATCGCCTTTTCCCTTCAAAATATTCCACTTACAATGATTTGAATATAAATCTATATGTAGAATGGGTGAATAGAAGCTATGGTGCTGCGGAGATGACTGTAAGAGATGCTCTTTATGACTTTAGCTATTTAAAAAACTTTGACCAGAATGTTTACTATAGTCTTATTGATGGTAAATATTCAGAGATAAGACCTTCAATACAGCTGATCCTGAACTCAAACAACAGGATAGATATAGGATGTGCTTATCCTTTCTATGGCAGGTCATACACACACTTCTATCCTCTTTTTTTCTTTAATATTCAGAAGTATTTTTATTTCTCAAAAAAGAAGAAAAACGTTTAACTCTTTCTTCCTGATTTAAGCAGATCAAACACTACACCTGATACAAGCGCATAGACAATGTGATGTATTCCGCTAGCAGATATTTCCTTTACGCCCCACTCCTTTACCGGAGGAGCAACTTTTAAACCAGGAAGCATAACCAACTCTGTTCCGAAAACTGAAGAAAAATGTAGGGCATTTGCCGGAATACCTTTAAGACCCATAGCTCCTATAATGCCTCTGAAACCTCCCCATGCTGTGCCATAAGTATAATGTATTCCATTTAACAATTTACTTTTAGCCTCTTCATTATCTGCATGAATGTCGAGTACTTTTTCAGCTGCCTTTAAAGGTGAATCACTTCCTTCCCTTTTGGTAATTTCCATTTCTATGAACTGTGAAAGGCTCATAGCAAAAGTACCAACTAATCCGGCAAATAAGCCTCGACCAAGGTCTCCAGTAAAAGTTCCAATTGACTGTATAGCTTTATCCTTAATTTTTTTTTCCTTTTTTCTGAATATTCGAATCATCAGTCTATCCTCCCTCTAACAGAAATAAAACAAGTGAGAAAGTATCAGGGTTCGAATTCAGAAGGACTACTAATTTCTTTCCAGACAAAGTAAGGCTTTTCAGCATCTGCCACATTCAATTGATGTAAGGGATACTGTCTTTGCTCATTAGATTTACCTACTTCAGAATATATATGACTGACACCAAAACCATGTATTGCTGCTTGCTCCAAAGAGGAGCCATAATAAACTGTTCTTATCCCTGAAATATAGATTGCGGCAAGACACATGGGACAGGGATGTCCGCTTGCATATATCACACATCCTTCGAGAAACTCCGAATTTATTTTGGAAGAAGCTTTCCTGATTGCCTGAATCTCTGCATGTGCAGTTGGGTCATGAGTGTGAAGTACATCATTTGTCCCCATAGATATGACTTCTCCATCCTTTACTATCAATGCTGCAAAAGGTTTCCCTTCATTCAACCTCACATTTTCAGCAGCATATTCAATTGCTTCCTTTAAAAAATCTTCATTTGTTTTCATACAACTTTTCCAACCAGAAAAAAGAACACATGTTCATGCTTCAAGTATCTCATATAAAAAATTTAACCCACTCCTTTGCCTTTTCTGCACTTCTAAACAGTTTTGTCGGCAATAAAGGCTTATTTATGCTTAGGTAGACATTTCCCAGTATTTCACTGACATGCGATCCGACTATAATAGCTCCACAAAGCAGTAAGGCATTCCCTTCTTTTGACAGATATTTATTGGCATCGCTATGGACATATTTGATTTTTCTTATATCTGCAATAGCAGGATAAAGTTTCCCTTGTTGAAAGATGATTCTATCTCTAACAATCTTTTTAGCTTCTTCCAATCCAATAACAACCTCTTTGTATTCTCCCCATAAGATTTCATCTTCAATCCAAAGCTTTACAAAGTTATTTTCAAATACAGAAAATGAATCCTTTTTAGTCATAAAGTAAAAGACGTAAAACATTTTTATGAAAGAAAATTTTGAATGACTATTCTTAAAAATTTAAAAGAAACAAATATTTTCTCCCTTGATTTTTTATTGTTAAAAAGGAACACCAACATGTTTTCACTTCAATAGTTGAAGATATACTATTTATTGTATTGAACAATAAAACGCCTTAAGATCTCCAATTATGAAACGAAAAAACCTTAACTTAAACAGATACCAACTCCCAATACCTAAAATCTATCCTAAGACAGTAACTCCTCTGGATATTCGCAATGCTCCCAAGCCTGATCCTATAGAAGAACTAAGGCCACCTAAGGATGCTCCTAATATCCTAATCGTGCTGATCGATGATATGGGTTTCGGTGCTAACAGTGCTTTCGGGGGACCATGCTACATGCCTAATGCAGAAAAGCTTGCTCAGAATGGACTAAAGTACAATCGTTTCCATACTACAGCATTATGCTCTCCCACGAGAGCAGCACTACTTTCAGGAAGGAATCATCATTCCGTTAATATGGCTGGAATCACGGAAAGCGCCACACCTAATCCAGGTTATAATTCAGTGAGGCCTGAAAGTATGGCTACAATTGCACAAACCCTTGTTATGAATGGATACAATACTGCTGCATTCGGAAAAATGCATCAAACTCCAGTATGGGAAACGAGCATCGCCGGGCCATTCGATCGTTGGCCTACAGGAGAAGGTTTTGAAAAATTTTATGGATTCTTAGGAGGAGAAACCAACCAATGGAATCCTTCTTTGATAGCAGACACCATCCCTATTGATGCTCCGAATGATCCTGAATACCATTTTAGTGTTGATATTACCAATAAAGCGATTAACTACATCAGACAGCAAAAGACAATGGTTCCGGATAAACCATTCTTTGTCTACCTGGCATTCGGGGCTACACATGCTCCCCACCATGCACCAAAGGAATGGATAGAAAAATACAAAGGAAAATTCGATCATGGATGGGATAAGCAAAGGGAAATTACCCTTGAAAAACAGAAAGCCCTCGGCGTTGTTCCGAAGGATTGTGTTTTATCTGCAAGACCGCAAGAAATACCTGCTTGGGATAGTCTGAATGAAAATGAGAAGACGACAGCCTCAAGACTCATGGAAGCGTATGCCGGATTTGCAGAGCATACTGATCATCAAGTGGGAAGATTATTATCTACACTACAAGAAATTGAAGCTTTGGACAATACCTTAATATTCTACATACTCGGAGATAATGGAGCTAGCGGTGAAGGAGGCATTAATGGAAGTGTAAACGAAATGGCAGCATTGAATAATTCTCCGGATACAACTGAAAATATTTTGAATCATTTAGACGACATAGGAACTCCTATGGCTTATAATCACTATCCTGTTGGTTGGGCTCATGCTATGGATACACCATACCAATGGACCAAACAGATTGCATCACATTGGGGAGGAACAAGAACAGGAATGATTACTCATTGGCCCAATGGTATAGCTTCAAAGAACGAAATACGCCAACAGTGGTGCCATGTCATTGATGTGGTCCCTACAATACTAGAAGCAGCTAAGATACCACATCCTCAGTTTGTTAATGGCATTCAGCAGGATCCTATAGAAGGTATAAGTTTTGGATATAGCTTCGATGATCCGCAAGCTCCGGACAGACATACCACTCAATACTTCGAAATTTTCTCCAACAGAGGTATATACAATGAAGGATGGTCAGCTTGTACTATTCATTCTATCCCTTGGGTTCTTAGCGGAACGAATAAAAATTTTAATGATGATTATTGGGAACTTTACGCCCCAGGTGATTGGAGCCAGGCTTATAATGTGGCATCTGAATATCCTGAAAAACTTAAAGAACTTCAGGCATTGTTCCTGATTGAGGCATCCAAATATAAAGTTTTCCCCCTAGATGACAGAAAAGCAGAACGTTTCAATTCAGACCTTGCCGGCAGACCCGATCTTCTGCAGGGCCGTACATCTATGACATTGTATCCTGGTATGAGCCATCTGAATGAGAACACTGTTCTTAACATAAAAAATAAATCATTTTCAGTTACAGCTGAAGTTGAACTTAAAGATGATACTGCTAACGGCGCTATAATAGCCCAAGGAGGAAGATTTGCTGGTTGGTCACTTTATATGAAAAACGGCTATCCCGTTTTCTGTTATAACTGGTTTAACAGACAACATTATTACATTGGCAGCAGAGAACAACTTAATGCTGGAAAACACTTTATACACTTCGAATTCAAATATGATGGTGGCGGAATTGGTAAAGGAGGAACAGGGATTTTATATGCAGACGATCATGAATTAGCTCAGGGACGTATTGAAAATACTATTCCATTTGTATTCTCTGCTGATGATTTTATGGATATAGGAAAAGATTCAGGAGCTCCGGTTACCGAAGATTATGGTTCTTATCAGGGAGTTTTTACAGGCACTATAAACTGGGTAAAAATCAACATCGGCTCTGAAGTAAATGATGATCCTGTTGGGAAGGAACACGCATATTTGGTAAGACAATAAAAGTTGAAAGCTAAAAGTTTAATGTTATTCAAAAATTAGTGATTGAGACAAAGGCTTTTATTCAAGAATAATTATTTATTTTAAAAGCAAAAGACCTCTGAAATTTCAGAGGTCTTTTGCTTTTATACCAATTATGAATATTTTTTGATTCATTTAGAAATTAAATACAAGTTTTAATAAAAGACCGACCCCTGCCATGGCAACAATAATGAGGGGTTCTTGTATTTTTTTGAATTTAAATAAAACAAAAGCTGTGGATAACGCAATCAGCAATGTAGGGATATCAACGAGTGTCCTTTTACCTATTACAAGAACAGATCCGGCAATTGCGCCTATGGCTGCTGCAGTGACTCCATCCACAAATGCCTTGATAGCAGGATGCTTACCAAACTTTTTAAAGTAAGGAGCAGGAAGAACAGTAAAAAGATAACATGGCAAAAAAGTAGCCGCTGCCGCTGCACATGCACCCCATATGCCAGCTGCAAGGTATCCGATAAAACCTACTGTAATTACTACAGGTCCTGGTGTAATCATGGCCACAGCAACGGCATCCAAAAACTGTTGCTCGGTAAGCCATTGATATTCTTTGACAGTTCCTCCATAAAGAAACGGAACTATTGCCAAACCACTTCCGAATACGAATGCTCCTGCTTTTGTAAAAAATAAGATGATCTGCCATATCCTGTTATTCTCAGTTTCAAACAATGAAAAGCTTAACAATAACGGTGGAGCAATCATCTTAAAACTTTTAGCCATCATAAATTTAGGAGGAGCTTTCATAAACCAGACAAGAACTCCAGCTGCGAGGATCAGCCACATATTCTCTTCTTCCAATAAAAACGTAGAAATAGCCAAGACTGCAAATATTCCCCAAAGTACCTTATCACTCCCGATGCTTTTTGTCGTAAGTTTATAGCTGCTTAAAGTTATAATACCAATAACACATGCTCCAACTCCATAAAATATTGCCTGCATCGCTGGTATTCCACCAAATTCCGCATAAGCGTATCCAAGAGCAAGAACCATCAGAAAAGACGGCAATACAAAAGCTAACCCAACTAATGTGGCACCAATAAATTTATAATGCACATACCCAAGATAGATAGACATCTGTGCAGCCAATGGCCCAGGAGCAAGCTGAGACAGAGCCATTCCTTCCCGATAATCATCTTCGGATATCCATTTATATTTGTCTACAAGATCCCGGTGCATATAACCTACTAACGCCACAGGACCTCCAAAACCAATGGTTCCAAGTTTAAGGAAATACATTATTAAATCCTTAAGAGAATATGAGACTAAATTAGTTTTTCCTTCCATAGTATATTTTTTCTTTTAGCTTCAACTTAACTTTAAAAGAAAGTTTTTATCTTTTAAAGCCAAATAACTTATGTTCATTAACTTTAAACTTATAACTTACAACTTTAAATTCCTTTAAATTCCCACCCATGCGTTTCTTCACTTACATGCTTACACCAGCTGTATAGAGCATCATAAATAATCATTCCCTGTTTTAACATTTCATGATCATTTTTAAAATTATAAGACAAGCCAGCTGATATTGCAAATAGTCCGGAGGCCTGAGGTGCCAGATCATAACGGTCTGTATCAGCAGCTCTTACTATTAACGCAAGCCTGAATAATGCCTTATCCTGAATCTCATGTTTTTTCAAGAAATAATCAAAAGTACATTTATCACCTTCATGTGTATACTCAACTCCGGGGATATCATAAGGAATCGCATTGAGCTCACTTGCTTTTTCTATTACCTGGTTTGTCGGAACGAATACGAATTCAGGCGAATCATCAATAAACCTGCTGATCAACCAGGGACAAGCAATCCTGTCTATTTTGGGGCGTTCTCTTGTTATCCACTTCATAATAATACATAGATTTTATTCATCATGCTTTCTGAAATCCAATGAGTGGAAAACAAATAGCCGCACTGCATTCGTTGAAATATACTTATTTCCTGAAGCTTCCTGTTGAAAGACATTCATATAACCTAAATGAACATTGAGATGAGGAGTAAACTGATATCCAAATCCTATAAAGAACCTGTTCTGATCAAAATAATTATAGACTATATTTTTCCCAAAGTTTACAAACACTTCATCCATAAGTATAAAGAATGGTGTTTTTGCAACAATATCTTTACCTTTCAGAGGAACGAATAAAGATAAATTATATCTGAGCCTGAAATTGAATGATGTTGAATTTTGTAACTTGTCATTAACTACCTTTTTGGAAAATCTTTCTTCAAGTCTTATCCATTGCAATGTCTGAAACCTGACATACTTCTGCCTCCACCATATCTGCTGCCATGTCCGATTTTCCGGGCGTATTGTATTTAAGCCTTTTCCAGGGAAGTGATCTACAAAAGCATATCCCAGATTTAATCTGAAATTGTCGCTGACAAAATAAGTTAAAGCTGGTCTTATCAACAATTGAAAAGGCCTCTCAACAAAATGATCTGTCTGCCTATAATGTAGATCCAACCAGAGTCCCCAGTGATTTGACAATCTGGTCTGATTAAAATAACCTAGCCATAATTGTTCCCTTTCATGTGTTTGTTTCGTCGATGTCTGCGCTTGCATATCAAAGGATACAAACAACAAAGTGATAAAAATAGATAAAAATACCTGCTTCATAATTCTATGATCTGATAACCTACTTTATATACATTTTTTATTTCCACTCCTGATTTGGAATTAAGGAGCTTCTTTCTCAAGTTCTTAATATGAGCAAACAGAATATTAAAAGATTCAAGATTATCCACATCATCCCCCCATAGATATTCTGCTAAAAGTTCTTTTGAAACAACTCGGTGTTTGTTTGCATGAAGGTGAAGCAGAATATCGTATTCTGTTTTTGTTAATTTTAGAGGCTGATCCCAAACAAATACAGTTCTTGCATAGAGATCAATAACAACGTTACCTATATATATCTTTGAATTGCTCTGAAATTTTTTCCTTCGTGTAACTGATTTTATCCTGGCAATAATTTCTTCGTTGTGCATCGGAAGTACCAGGTAATCGTCTACCCCCAGTTCAAAGGCTGACAGCTTGTACTCCAGGGCACCGTTGGTTGATAAAAATATTAATCCTTCATTTCTGTTATTTTCAGAGAACTGTCTTAGCCAGTCATAGGACTCAATTTCAATCTGGTCTATGTTAATAACAAGGCAGTCATATTCATAAAGCAAAAACTTTTCAGACGCTTGCTGAATGGACGATACACTGTCGTGTAAAAAATCCTGACTGATCTTAAGATCAGGTAAATCCGTGTCTGAAAAATTTACTAAAAGGAGTTTCATTTCCACAAACATACGATATGATTGTGAAGATTTGCTGAATTGAAATGCAACTAAAATGACCTCAAAAGTAAAAAATCAGATATTTTAATTTTTTTCGGAAATCGTACCACTAAAACTTTAAAGGATAAATTATTCACATAAAGAAATCCCTTTTTCAAATTCATTTTATAGAATTCTCTCCTTTCTTACCTTAAGTCAAGGTTTTTATCATTTCGTAACAAGATATTTGCCCTATCAATAATTTAAATCTCAAAAATGAAAAATTTAAAATCAGTCAAAATATTTTTGTTTGCTGCAGGCTTGATCGGGATGATAATTGGAGCTTCTCTACTAATAATTCCCATTGCATTTGAAGCATCTGCTGGTATTCGCCTTGACAACGAGGTAAATATTCTAAGTGAGGTAAGAGCTCCCGGAGGAACTTTAATGGCTGCAGGAATACTAATCGCCTCTGGAGCCTTTGTATCTGGCATGACATATATTTCTATTGTATTGGCAGCATTATTCTATTTATCTTATGGCTTATCAAGAACGATCAGTATAATATTAGATGGATTACCTACCGATACCCTCGTGATGGCAACCGTGAGTGAAATTATTATAGGATTAATCAGCTTATATCTATTATTTAAGTTTCCAAAGCCTCAATATGAGAGGTTTAATCAATAATACCTTTATTGGATTTATCATTTTCCAGTAATCGTTTTCTGATCCTACTGAAAGATTCCGGGGTAACACCGATATAGCTGGCTATTTGATGCAAAGGCACTCTGTTTAAAAGCTCAGGTTGCGTGTTAATTAAAATCCGGTATCTTTCTTCAGGTTTATGATGATTGAGCAAATTCATTCTATATTCAATTTTCGAATAATCCTGAGACATTAAAGTATGCACCAGATATTTCAATTTGGGATATTTTCTATGCAACTTATATTCTTGTTCACGAGTGCCGGTGATCAATACACAATCTTCCGCACAAACCAACCAGTACGCAGAAGGAGCCTGCTCCAGATAGCTGGAGTAAAGTACAGCAGGTTCACCCTCAAGAAAAAACCCTGTAGTTCTCTCTTCTCCATCAGTCAGCTGATATTGACGTATACAACCTTTTAAAACAAAATAACAAGTATCGCAAACACTTCCTTCTCTTTGTATTATCGTTCCTTTTTGAAAAGCTCTGACATCAGTGTTTTCTGCAATAAATTGCATTTCATCTTCCTCAAATTTATTTAATGAGTCTATAAAATCAGTCAGTAGTTTTTTCATAAAAAGTGAATTTGTGCTCTGTCAGCTCTAATAAAAATAGTATACAAGATTTGACAATCCAATAAGAACCCAGGTATATATTACAGAAAATTCATTCAAGCTTTAAGATACTTCTCGATTAATTCATTATTAATTCTTTCCTTCAACTAATCATCTGGCACTTATATGGGCCTTAACATTTCTCCCCCATGCTATAAATGCAGAAGTTACAGCAAAGAAAATATTCACACCTATCTGAGCTACTTCTCCTCTTGAAATGTGAAAAATAATTGCAGCAATCATCAATACAATAGTTGCCAATGCTATATAAACAGTAAACTTTGAAACTCTCCTCAATAAAGCCGGAAGTACAAGGCCTAGTCCTGCCAGGATATCCAATATACCGGTAAAATTTACCAGACCTGGATGGGCTGCTGTCCATGGCCACATAGCAGCAAGTTCTTCTGCTGGTTTAAACAATTTCATTGCTCCAGCCCAGGTGAACCCAGCAACTAACAGGATCTGCGCAAGCCATAAAGTAATATTCAGTAATACAGATTTCTTTTCTCCTTTAATCATATAATAATTCTTTTTAATTCACTACAAAATTAACGAAATTCACTTTCGTTCAGATAGTACTATCCTCTTGGATAGCGCTATCCAAGAGGATAGTATAAGGAAAAAACAGAAATAAAATGCTTGCAAAAGGTAGTTGTCCCAAAACAATGTTGTCTATCAGAGATGCTCTGGAAGCACTTGAAGGAAAATGGAAGTTACTGATTCTATTTTCATTATCAAACGGACCGAAACGATTCAAACAAATCTCTAAGGATGTTGGCAGTATTACAGATAAAACTTTATCTAAGGAGTTAAAAAGTCTGGAAACCAACAAACTGATTAAACGAGAAGTTTATGACACATTTCCTCCGACTGTGGAATATTCCATTACTCCCCATGGTTTGTCACTGGAAAAAGTTCTGGACGAGCTGCATTATTGGGGATTGTCTCATCGCAAAAAAGTTATTGGCAAATAATAAATTTATTCTTCTATCTTAATTTCAGAACCTGTAAAATATTATTTAGATATCCTTCAGAATATTATCACCATCAGCTTGAGCAATAGTTGATGAGAAAGACATTTATTTAATTCTTTCTCTGATCTATCTGACTACTTTTATCAACCTAAAGCCACCGACTTCAGCTGCTTCAGAAAAACCTATCTCTTTTTCATTATAAATAAAATTACCATTATCAAATTTAATTATCTCCTTATTCAATAGAAAAAAGTAGTTGTCACAATCTTCAAAAATATCAGGAGTAGAATCTGTTAACTCTATCAACTGTATATAACTAAGGTTGTCATTTGCCACAAGTTCCTTTAGTGGAATTTGTTGCCCATTTGACTGAAAAAAATATTTGATACCTCCTCCAGGCATTCCAAACCATGGTATCGCCGGACCTCCAGAGGCAGATACAGATGGTGGAAGATCATTGATAATAAAAATTTTATATTGTAAACCATTAAAATGAGGTGGCAAGGATTTCTTTTCAAAGGGTTCATCATTTCTCCAAAAGTAAATAGCTTGATTCTGCCATTCAGGATTAGAAAAATTTTCAACTAAATTGTCAGACGAATAATGCATAAACAAATCATGTGTCAACAATTGTAATGTTGACGATTCTATTTTATCCCTTAATTCTGAAGAAAACTTTGATAGAGAATTGTCTGCTGCTCCCTTAGAAACAACGTCTTCTTTTTTCTTTCCAAATAGTCTTTTAAACATTTTAATTATCTTAAAATACAAATTCAGGCTTGATAACGGTTAATATACTCCCAATCATATGCTAGGTTTGATTAATTTACTAACAGTTAGCCATTCTATAACAATTTAGCAATTCACTCTGTCTCCATGTGATTTAGGCTCTGATATAACTAAAAAATGTAAGTCTTCAGAGTTATAATTAGAGATCTTATGTTTACTCAGTTTAGGGACATGAATGCTTTCATGAGCATTTACAACGTAGTTCTTTCCGTCAATTTCAAAAGTTGCTATCCCTGATAAGATAAAAAATAACTGCTGGGAATTATGATGATAATGTAATTGTTCGAAAGTCCCTACTGGCATTCGTTCCTGAATAA is a window of Sporocytophaga myxococcoides DSM 11118 DNA encoding:
- a CDS encoding glycohydrolase toxin TNT-related protein (This protein contains a domain related to Tuberculosis Necrotizing Toxin, which is the C-terminal effector domain of outer membrane channel protein CpnT, and which has a lethal NAD+-glycohydrolase activity.); protein product: MFKRLFGKKKEDVVSKGAADNSLSKFSSELRDKIESSTLQLLTHDLFMHYSSDNLVENFSNPEWQNQAIYFWRNDEPFEKKSLPPHFNGLQYKIFIINDLPPSVSASGGPAIPWFGMPGGGIKYFFQSNGQQIPLKELVANDNLSYIQLIELTDSTPDIFEDCDNYFFLLNKEIIKFDNGNFIYNEKEIGFSEAAEVGGFRLIKVVR
- a CDS encoding DoxX family protein yields the protein MIKGEKKSVLLNITLWLAQILLVAGFTWAGAMKLFKPAEELAAMWPWTAAHPGLVNFTGILDILAGLGLVLPALLRRVSKFTVYIALATIVLMIAAIIFHISRGEVAQIGVNIFFAVTSAFIAWGRNVKAHISAR
- a CDS encoding cupin domain-containing protein yields the protein MINSILNSESYKWGNDCDGWHLLKSDSLSVIQERMPVGTFEQLHYHHNSQQLFFILSGIATFEIDGKNYVVNAHESIHVPKLSKHKISNYNSEDLHFLVISEPKSHGDRVNC
- a CDS encoding DUF2490 domain-containing protein, translated to MKQVFLSIFITLLFVSFDMQAQTSTKQTHEREQLWLGYFNQTRLSNHWGLWLDLHYRQTDHFVERPFQLLIRPALTYFVSDNFRLNLGYAFVDHFPGKGLNTIRPENRTWQQIWWRQKYVRFQTLQWIRLEERFSKKVVNDKLQNSTSFNFRLRYNLSLFVPLKGKDIVAKTPFFILMDEVFVNFGKNIVYNYFDQNRFFIGFGYQFTPHLNVHLGYMNVFQQEASGNKYISTNAVRLFVFHSLDFRKHDE
- a CDS encoding Crp/Fnr family transcriptional regulator yields the protein MKKLLTDFIDSLNKFEEDEMQFIAENTDVRAFQKGTIIQREGSVCDTCYFVLKGCIRQYQLTDGEERTTGFFLEGEPAVLYSSYLEQAPSAYWLVCAEDCVLITGTREQEYKLHRKYPKLKYLVHTLMSQDYSKIEYRMNLLNHHKPEERYRILINTQPELLNRVPLHQIASYIGVTPESFSRIRKRLLENDKSNKGIID
- a CDS encoding DUF4345 domain-containing protein, producing MKNLKSVKIFLFAAGLIGMIIGASLLIIPIAFEASAGIRLDNEVNILSEVRAPGGTLMAAGILIASGAFVSGMTYISIVLAALFYLSYGLSRTISIILDGLPTDTLVMATVSEIIIGLISLYLLFKFPKPQYERFNQ
- a CDS encoding response regulator transcription factor, encoding MKLLLVNFSDTDLPDLKISQDFLHDSVSSIQQASEKFLLYEYDCLVINIDQIEIESYDWLRQFSENNRNEGLIFLSTNGALEYKLSAFELGVDDYLVLPMHNEEIIARIKSVTRRKKFQSNSKIYIGNVVIDLYARTVFVWDQPLKLTKTEYDILLHLHANKHRVVSKELLAEYLWGDDVDNLESFNILFAHIKNLRKKLLNSKSGVEIKNVYKVGYQIIEL
- a CDS encoding winged helix-turn-helix transcriptional regulator — protein: MLAKGSCPKTMLSIRDALEALEGKWKLLILFSLSNGPKRFKQISKDVGSITDKTLSKELKSLETNKLIKREVYDTFPPTVEYSITPHGLSLEKVLDELHYWGLSHRKKVIGK